In Methanobacterium sp., one DNA window encodes the following:
- a CDS encoding histidine kinase N-terminal 7TM domain-containing protein: MNGEYSAYAAGFITTFLISLILAIYAFKRRSIKLHTFFILVMFSICIWSLGSLMELLSPVISQKILWAKISYIGITTVAPFLFLFVLSYGKYEKYLKNFNILLLMITPVVITILAFTNEFHKLIWTNIIPVSTNIGTVLVYEHGLAVWLNLIYSYPLLLMGMFLMTYIFFNSTKIYKIQTSVALIGIAFPLVINIIYLTGNLPALIDLTPIAFCLTSLLAAMAVFKFQLLNILPLAHKNLFNNMTNGFMVFDAEDILVEINRPAEEMFQITSNDIGKKFDDIFEKEEQIKSLYLNSNIESHEILLKNHLWVEVRITPLYENFGVPFGKLIIITNIDKRKSYETALKEKQRTLETLISNLPGVAYKCRNDPHWTMIFVSEGCLELTGYPVEDLLMNKKISFNDIIHPDDREYVWNEIQKSLKDNKAFKIIYRIKTADSKEKYVWEQGRFVYSNEEELPILEGFITDITDSVKAEEMLKKSLKEKNILLQEIHHRVKNNMQIISSLLNLQSRYLDDEGALNLLKESQGRIKAMALVHEKLYQSDSLARINFDEYVKSLINELYRSYRINKNLLNINIEIEEIYLDIDAAIPCSLIINELISNILKHAFPDIHNPETNPFSDEKNGGNVYMKLSKNEDRFRLIISDDGIGLPRDIDLNNTKTLGLQLVNALVDQLNGTIEVQRYNGTKYVINFDERNSKGID, from the coding sequence ATGAATGGAGAATATTCAGCCTATGCTGCCGGATTTATAACAACATTTTTAATATCCTTAATTTTAGCTATATATGCATTTAAAAGGCGCTCCATTAAATTACACACTTTTTTTATCCTTGTAATGTTTTCAATATGTATATGGTCCCTTGGATCACTAATGGAATTATTATCACCAGTAATAAGCCAAAAAATACTCTGGGCAAAAATCAGCTATATTGGAATAACAACAGTTGCTCCATTTCTATTTCTATTTGTGTTAAGCTATGGAAAATATGAAAAATACCTTAAGAATTTTAATATATTGCTCTTAATGATAACACCCGTTGTTATCACTATTTTAGCATTTACAAATGAATTCCATAAACTTATATGGACAAATATCATTCCTGTTTCAACCAATATAGGCACAGTACTTGTTTATGAACATGGACTGGCTGTTTGGTTAAACCTTATTTATTCTTATCCATTACTTCTAATGGGAATGTTCTTAATGACTTATATATTCTTTAATTCTACAAAAATATATAAAATACAGACTTCAGTAGCTTTAATTGGCATCGCATTCCCGCTCGTTATTAATATAATTTATCTAACAGGAAATTTACCTGCACTTATTGATTTAACACCTATTGCCTTTTGTTTAACAAGTTTATTAGCTGCCATGGCCGTTTTTAAATTTCAATTACTTAATATTTTACCATTAGCCCACAAAAATCTTTTTAATAACATGACCAATGGATTTATGGTGTTTGATGCTGAAGATATCCTGGTTGAAATTAATCGACCTGCAGAAGAGATGTTTCAAATAACTTCAAACGATATAGGTAAAAAATTTGATGATATTTTTGAAAAAGAAGAGCAAATAAAATCTCTTTATTTAAATTCAAATATAGAAAGTCATGAAATTCTCTTAAAAAATCATTTATGGGTTGAAGTTAGGATTACGCCCCTATATGAAAATTTTGGTGTTCCCTTTGGAAAATTAATTATAATTACCAACATAGACAAACGAAAATCGTATGAAACAGCTTTAAAAGAGAAACAGAGGACCCTTGAAACATTGATAAGTAATTTACCCGGTGTTGCATATAAATGCAGAAATGACCCCCATTGGACAATGATATTTGTAAGTGAGGGTTGTCTGGAATTAACAGGATATCCAGTTGAAGATTTGTTAATGAATAAAAAAATTTCTTTCAATGATATAATACATCCTGATGACCGTGAATATGTTTGGAATGAAATCCAGAAATCTCTAAAAGACAATAAAGCATTTAAAATTATTTATAGAATAAAAACTGCAGATTCAAAAGAAAAATATGTTTGGGAACAGGGCAGATTTGTATATTCCAATGAAGAAGAATTACCAATATTAGAAGGTTTCATAACAGATATTACTGACAGCGTTAAAGCAGAAGAAATGCTTAAAAAGTCTTTGAAAGAAAAAAACATCCTTTTACAGGAAATTCATCACCGTGTTAAAAATAATATGCAAATAATTTCCAGTTTACTGAATCTACAGTCAAGATATTTGGATGATGAAGGGGCTTTAAACCTTTTAAAAGAAAGTCAAGGACGTATTAAGGCAATGGCGCTAGTGCACGAAAAATTATATCAATCAGATAGTCTTGCAAGAATTAATTTTGATGAATATGTCAAAAGTCTGATCAATGAACTTTATCGTTCCTACAGAATCAATAAAAATTTGTTAAATATAAACATTGAAATCGAAGAAATTTACCTCGATATTGATGCTGCAATCCCCTGCAGCCTTATAATCAATGAATTGATATCCAATATTTTAAAACATGCATTTCCCGACATCCATAATCCTGAAACTAATCCTTTTTCAGATGAAAAGAATGGGGGAAATGTTTACATGAAACTTTCAA
- a CDS encoding FAD synthase, translated as MTRVMATGTFDIIHSGHGLYLEEAKKLGGEDSELIVVIARDATVRAKKRVPVVSEEQRLEVVKMLKPVDEAYLGHVGDIFKIVHEIKPDIIAIGPDQNFDLEELKKELSNRGINVEVVKITKYKKAPLDSSCKIIKKIKGMEFDEKIFKNCQH; from the coding sequence ATGACAAGAGTTATGGCAACAGGAACATTTGATATAATACATTCAGGACATGGACTTTACCTAGAAGAAGCAAAAAAACTTGGTGGAGAAGATTCCGAGTTAATTGTGGTTATAGCAAGGGATGCCACTGTCAGGGCAAAGAAAAGAGTACCAGTGGTGAGCGAAGAACAGAGACTGGAAGTTGTTAAGATGCTTAAACCTGTTGATGAAGCTTATTTAGGACATGTTGGTGATATCTTTAAAATTGTACATGAAATAAAGCCAGATATTATTGCAATTGGTCCGGATCAAAATTTTGATTTAGAAGAACTTAAAAAAGAACTTAGTAATAGAGGAATTAATGTAGAAGTTGTTAAAATTACAAAATATAAGAAAGCACCCCTTGACAGTTCATGTAAAATAATTAAAAAGATTAAAGGAATGGAATTTGATGAAAAAATATTTAAAAATTGTCAACATTAG